The nucleotide sequence TTAGCATCAGTTGCCGTGAACCCCATAGCGGGCGATCAGCTGGTAGCACATCCCAATCATCCATCGTCTTGAATTACAACATCTATTGCGCTACGTTGTCAATATCATTGATCACTTCATCAATACTGTTGCTATCTGGTTGCTCACCCAAAGGTCCTCTCCCGAAACATGAAAGTGTTTTGCGGGCACTTACCGAAAAGCGCTACGAAGCAGCCATTAGCAAGCTGGACAGCCTGATTGCTCACCAGCCAGACAGTATGCAACACTACATGCTCAGGGGGTACGCTCAGGACGAGTTGCAGAACTATGCAGCGGGAATTGCCGATTTCACCACTGCCATCCAACTAGATTCATCATCAGCGACAGCCTACAACAACAGGGGGTATGCCTACTACCTGTCAGACCAGCCTCAGCTAGCTGAACAAGATTACACTCGTGCTATCCGTATAGACTCTACCTTCTCTCCTACCCTTGGTAGCCGAGCGCTGTTGTATGTAGCTCAAAGCAAATACTCACTAGCTATACAAGATCTAGACTGTGCGCTAACCCTTGGAGATACCCTAAACTCAACTTACTATAACCTAA is from Hymenobacter yonginensis and encodes:
- a CDS encoding tetratricopeptide repeat protein — translated: MNYNIYCATLSISLITSSILLLSGCSPKGPLPKHESVLRALTEKRYEAAISKLDSLIAHQPDSMQHYMLRGYAQDELQNYAAGIADFTTAIQLDSSSATAYNNRGYAYYLSDQPQLAEQDYTRAIRIDSTFSPTLGSRALLYVAQSKYSLAIQDLDCALTLGDTLNSTYYNLKGYSELQLGNLNAAVQSLDKALMLDPAYTDARIHRQVAVFQIQENLRHQRSR